A genomic window from Diospyros lotus cultivar Yz01 chromosome 2, ASM1463336v1, whole genome shotgun sequence includes:
- the LOC127793780 gene encoding protein SRG1-like: MAASELRLGESLQVPSVQELAKQPLNTVPSRYVRSDQDPVHIPFTDPTSLPDLPVIDMERLLSGSPDSMDAELEKLHNTCKEWGFFQLINHGVSHGLVENVKKEIEEWFKLPIEEKKKFWMQPGEIEGFGQAFVMSEEQKLEWADHFLVLMRPIHKRKPHLFPKLPLPLRDAMEAYSTETKGLGMKIVDLMAKALKIEHEYMRGLFEDGLQTMRMMYYPPCPQPELVIGLSAHSDAGGLTILLQVNDIEGLQIKKDGKWVTVRPLPNAFIVNIGNILEIVTNGIYRSIEHRVLVNSERERISVATFLSANLDGDFGPAPSLISAETPAQFKRVETIDYIKGFFSRELQGKSYIDTIRIDQGQSD; encoded by the exons ATGGCAGCCTCGGAGTTGAGACTTGGAGAGTCTCTGCAAGTGCCCAGCGTTCAAGAGCTGGCCAAGCAGCCATTGAACACAGTACCATCTCGCTATGTTCGCTCTGATCAGGACCCTGTTCATATACCATTCACTGATCCCACCTCTTTACCGGACCTTCCAGTCATTGACATGGAGAGGCTGCTTTCTGGATCGCCAGATTCCATGGATGCAGAGCTAGAGAAGCTCCATAATACATGCAAAGAATGGGGATTCTttcag TTGATAAATCATGGAGTGAGCCATGGATTGGTGGAGAACGTGAAGAAAGAGATTGAGGAGTGGTTTAAACTGCCgatagaagagaagaagaagttttgGATGCAGCCAGGAGAAATAGAGGGATTCGGACAAGCCTTTGTGATGTCCGAGGAGCAGAAGCTGGAGTGGGCCGACCACTTCCTCGTCCTCATGCGGCCAATTCATAAGAGAAAGCCTCATCTATTTCCCAAGCTGCCTCTTCCACTCag GGATGCCATGGAAGCCTACTCGACAGAAACCAAAGGCCTAGGCATGAAGATAGTTGACCTCATGGCGAAAGCACTAAAAATTGAACATGAATATATGAGGGGGTTATTTGAGGATGGATTGCAAACAATGAGAATGATGTACTATCCTCCATGCCCACAGCCAGAGCTGGTTATTGGCCTAAGCGCTCACTCTGATGCTGGTGGCCTTACTATCCTCCTCCAGGTCAATGACATTGAAGGCCTGCAGATTAAGAAAGATGGGAAATGGGTTACCGTCAGGCCACTCCCCAATGCTTTCATCGTCAATATTGGAAACATCCTAGAG ATTGTGACGAACGGGATTTACCGAAGCATTGAACATCGAGTGCTTGTTAACTCTGAAAGGGAGAGGATTTCAGTAGCCACGTTTTTAAGCGCGAACCTCGATGGAGACTTTGGTCCTGCGCCCAGTCTTATTAGTGCTGAAACTCCAGCACAGTTCAAAAGAGTGGAAACTATCGACTACATCAAGGGCTTTTTTTCACGTGAACTTCAAGGAAAATCGTATATTGATACCATAAGGATTGATCAAGGCCAAAGCGATTAA
- the LOC127793779 gene encoding protein SRG1-like has protein sequence MEASLGGSLLVPSVQELAKQHLSTVPDRYVRPDQDPPILISDPSSLPQVPVISFQSLLSPEMVDSELQKLHSACKDWGFFQLIDHGVSSVVVEELKLEIQEFFKLPMEERKKFWQEPGDVEGFGQAFVFSEEQKLDWADLFYVLTLPARLRKPHLLPNLPLPLRNTMEAYSAELKKLSSELFSLMAKALGMKEEDMVKVFEDGMQSIRINCYPPCPEPDKVIGLNPHSDASGITILIQATDVEGLQIKKDGKWVPIKPLPNAFIVNIGDSLEILSNGKYQSIEHRAIVNSEKERFSVATFVSANLDGELGPAPSLITSQTPALFRRVKVVDFFKGYLSRELLGKSYIDLMRIQ, from the exons ATGGAAGCCAGCCTAGGGGGGTCTCTGCTTGTGCCTAGCGTTCAAGAGCTCGCAAAACAGCATCTCAGCACCGTTCCAGACCGGTATGTTCGGCCCGATCAAGACCCTCCAATACTCATATCCGATCCCTCTTCTTTACCACAAGTGCCGGTCATCAGTTTTCAGAGCTTGCTTTCTCCAGAAATGGTGGATTCCGAGCTGCAGAAGCTGCACTCTGCTTGCAAAGATTGGGGTTTCTTTCAG TTGATCGATCATGGAGTGAGCTCTGTGGTAGTGGAGGAACTGAAGTTAGAGATACAAGAGTTCTTCAAACTGCCAatggaagagaggaagaaatttTGGCAAGAGCCAGGAGATGTGGAAGGATTTGGACAAGCGTTTGTGTTTTCAGAGGAGCAGAAGCTCGATTGGGCCGATTTGTTTTACGTGCTCACTCTCCCAGCTCGTTTAAGAAAGCCCCATCTATTACCCAACCTGCCTCTTCCActcag AAACACCATGGAAGCATACTCGGCTGAATTGAAGAAGCTTAGCAGCGAGCTATTCAGCCTCATGGCAAAAGCACTAGGAATGAAAGAGGAAGACATGGTGAAGGTATTTGAGGATGGGATGCAATCAATAAGGATCAACTGCTATCCGCCATGTCCAGAACCAGACAAAGTTATTGGGCTGAACCCCCACTCTGATGCCAGTGGCATCACCATCCTCATCCAAGCCACCGATGTGGAAGGGTTGCAGATAAAGAAAGATGGCAAATGGGTACCCATCAAACCCCTGCCTAATGCTTTTATTGTCAACATTGGAGACAGCTTAGAG ATCTTAAGTAATGGAAAATATCAGAGCATTGAGCATCGCGCAATTGTTAACTCGGAGAAAGAGAGGTTTTCTGTAGCTACATTTGTTAGTGCGAATCTGGATGGGGAATTGGGTCCAGCGCCGAGCCTCATCACCTCTCAAACTCCAGCATTGTTCCGAAGAGTAAAAGTAGTAGATTTCTTCAAGGGATATTTGTCGCGTGAACTTCTTGGAAAGTCATATATTGATCTCATGAGAATTCAGTAG